A stretch of DNA from Deltaproteobacteria bacterium:
CATCACCCATCCGGCGATTATCGAAGCGTTCAACAAACGCTATCCCGAAATCAAGGTGGTGAGCGTTCTCGGCCACACAGAAATGTTCCAACGCATCGTCGCCGAACGGCGCGCGGAAAAATATGTCGCCGATGTGTTCTCGTCCGGCCCGTCGATCTTGCGCCAAGCATACGCGGCTAAGTACCTGCAGCCGCTCCGGCCGATTCTCCTGCTGCCCGAAGTGACCGACACGAGCAAATGGTATAGCGGTAAACATATCTGGAGCGATCCGGAGGAAAAATATCTGCTGCTTTTCGAGGGCACTCTGAGCTCGGCAAGCATCGCTTACAACAGCCAAAAGCTGACCAACCCCGATGAGCTGCAATCCTATTGGGATATCGTTAAACCGAAATGGAAAGGCAACATCGTATTCTTCAACGACGGGGCGGGGGTAACGATTCCGACGCCGATGCTGGCCCTCTATTATCACGAGCAGGTGGGGCCAAAATATCTCAAGACGCTATTCGAAGACATGGACATAACTCTTTCGCGCGACCGGCGCCAGTCAACCGACTGGCTCGGCAGAGGCAAGTTCGTTTTGTGTTTTCTCTGCCGCGGCGTCGAGGAGGCGCAAAAGATCGGCATTCCTGTAGAGAATCTTCGCGGCGATCAACTCAAGGAGTCCGGCGCGTTGGGCAGCGGCAATAGCAGTGTGCTCGGATTCTTCGACAAAGCGCCTCATCCCAACGCCGCGATTGTGTTCATCAACTGGTTCCTCTCGCGGGAAGGGCAGTCCACCTGGCAAAGAGTGTTAAACAAAATCGTCCTCAACCCTTCGGACTCCATGCGCATCGATATCGCCAAAACCGACGTGCTCCCTGGCTACCGTCGCGTCGAGGGTAAACAATACCAAGTGCTCGGCTATCTCGATCCCAAACCGGTGACCAAGTTTTACACTGAGTTGCTGAGCAAAGTGGGAATGGACAAAGGCAAGCAGTGACGTGTTGTGCAGACATGCTAGAGCCCTCACCCCTGCCCTCTCCCATC
This window harbors:
- a CDS encoding ABC transporter substrate-binding protein produces the protein MRVAGKSLWPIIAALLLIVSSQASLHAAASGDEPWNRIVDAAKKEGQVNTYGLEDITHPAIIEAFNKRYPEIKVVSVLGHTEMFQRIVAERRAEKYVADVFSSGPSILRQAYAAKYLQPLRPILLLPEVTDTSKWYSGKHIWSDPEEKYLLLFEGTLSSASIAYNSQKLTNPDELQSYWDIVKPKWKGNIVFFNDGAGVTIPTPMLALYYHEQVGPKYLKTLFEDMDITLSRDRRQSTDWLGRGKFVLCFLCRGVEEAQKIGIPVENLRGDQLKESGALGSGNSSVLGFFDKAPHPNAAIVFINWFLSREGQSTWQRVLNKIVLNPSDSMRIDIAKTDVLPGYRRVEGKQYQVLGYLDPKPVTKFYTELLSKVGMDKGKQ